CcattgaaaaatatagattCATATAACAAATTTGAAGTTGCTTTGCTGCACTCTAAGGTTGTTGGATGGTCGAAGCTTGTATTTGAGAGCCTTTGTAcatcttcctccttttcttttctcttctcctctaaGTCTAAACGGCACACACAGCCAACACAAAGCAATTGAACAATGCCGATATCCAACTTAGGATTTGATAGGCAATTGGCCAATGTAATAATACAAACTATAAATGAGCATGTAGGCTGGCTAGGTTGGCATTTTTAAAAGCAATGTTTGGATGACACTTCTATGGGtatatttagaacttgacactttcttttaattgccCTTATATATTATTTCCGAAAGCATTTTAGGATACGTACATAAAAGGTTatcatttctaaaaataaattgaaagtgGTATATCATTACGTCATTGCaaaaaatgtatcattatcATGTATATTTTTGAGCATGCTTGTGAAATGAAATTGttatcatcattagaaaaaaaatttgtattatactaaaaatggcaaaaaaataaTGTTATGTATCTTTTGACACCTtgagggttaaaaaaaaatcccttttctaAATGCCCTATGAACTAGGTTAATCACAATTTAATATACTTAAGAGAGTTTGAATCCGCTCTGCACATGGGGACAGTGGAAACAAATCTAGACCCTCCATGGGATGTGGGACCTTAATAAGAATCCAATATACTTTAAAGGGTTTGGATCTGCTCCCCACATGGAGATTGTAGACGGTGGAGACAAATTTGGATGGTGTGGGACCCACCTATGGCGTGTAGGGCCTACATCCCATGGAGGATCCGAATCTATTCCCACTTGTCCCCACAGGAGGAGCTTAATTGGATTCATACTTAAATTTACAAATTTTCAAAACTGATGAAACCCATATAGCTCTAAGCGTATAGTTGCTTTGCTATCAAATTAAAATAACCTAAGCAATACACAAAATGTCCAATTTTAAACCATCAAACACAAAGCAGATACTTAAAACACCTCCTTCTTCAGAAGCAAATCCCCAAGTGCAGCACAGTGTTATACCACaaatgagaagaagagagaagcagGCATAGGCATGGCaatggcagtggcagtggcagtggcggCAGCAGCAGTAGCCAGGAGGTCCCATGTGCATAGTGCACCGACCTTTTTCATGCGACCTTGAAACACGTAAGCAGAATGATAGTTGAATAGTCTACTAATTAATGTTTAAGGAGAACAATGGagtgattattattatttttttttttcaccatttttGGTACCATCAGAGAAAGTTGTTTTCCATGCAATGGATCAATAGACTATTTAACCCCAAGGGTAGTCGAGTTGGCAAGAGATTTTTACCTTAGAAAGTGTGTGTTTTAAGTTCGATTCTTTTATCTCTTTGGGGTCACTCATACAAGATATTTAGTGCTCTTTGttgcttttagtgaaaattgaataGTTTTCATTCAACCGTATTATGATCCGATCCATGCAGTTGTGAGGTTGATATGGATCGCAAGATTAATGAAGGCCTAGTTACCCatttttaacataaaaaaaggGTGTGTCCAGCCTCAAAGCCCACCacggatttaggggatggtatcggtatcTGTCAAGACGGATCCAATACCAATTTGGATCGGCTCAAATCAACGGGTATTGGTGGTTTacccttggtttttttttaaagtatattttattttattattttacccctaaaacgaaATGACTTGTTGATCTAGATTGGTCAAAGATTGAGGATCAAACTCAACAAATATTAATACGGTccatccaataccaatacttagaaccatgaacCCCACATTCCATATGTCAGCTGCTGCTCGACTGTATACTTTGTATAGGCTTGAGTCTCTTCCCTCCTCCCTCTTGACTCGAGACTCGAGGGTcgacagacagagagagagagggatcgAAAAGGACGCGTCATGTGAGCCCCACGTGTGGGCCCCACTCAACCCCAATCCCTATCTCAAATCCCATAACCATGCATGAGAAAAAAAGGAGCGGTGAAACTCTGTGAAAACCGTGTGATTAGGTTGATACGGTTTCTcttgccttttttcttttgactcttcccccttttttttttttttgatttttttattattccctCTTGTGGTGGGAACTGGGAAGCTGGTAGTTGGAACCCACAGAAAATAGTAAAAACACCGCCAGTTTCTCTACTGTTCAGTTTCCATTCCCTCCACCCCACCAATGGATCCGTAAAGACTAAAGACTCCTCCAGTCCTGCTCCACCTCCCGAGGCATATTCCAAGGCAGAATCCGATAAACCCAAAACTGAAGGGAACACTAGTCTCTAGTTGACCTTATCAGATAAACCCaagatttatatattttttgttggaCTAAATTAACCCGGCCGTTAATACCATAAAATTAGGCATCGATCCATCATCTATGGGAGATGGGTTCCCTTAATCTAGGTTTAACAAGGAAATTACGCCGCCTCACATAATTACCAGTTCTGTATTATCGCGTGACATCCCACGTGCTCCTATTAATTCTCCCCTTTCCCCTCTAGATCTACGTCCCAATCATTCTAATACCCTTACCCAACTACTCTTTGTTAaataatttcatcctcttcctctAATAGCCTGTGAATTAGAGTATTAGAATCACAGTGGACTACAACCAacacccttctctctctctttttctctcttctcctcctcctttatATGTATCCATCTGGAGTCAATACATTTCAGGGCTCAAAAGAGATAGAGAATTGAGTCCATTCCTATAGTTTTAGAATCCCATACCACAAGATGATCGATCATAGAATTTTAATGGCGTCTCCACCAGACACCAGCAAGCTAGAGCGTTACAACAGCTACCTCCGCCGCATAAACAACACAAAACTCTTAGCAGCCTCATCCAAGCTCCTTTTCCGAGCAACCCTTTTCGTAGCCCTCattctcgtcttcttcttcactcttaaTTACCCAACACTTTCCGATAATCCCCACCGTCTCCACGTTCATCAGAACTTCCTCACCTCCTCCTTCAATGGTGAAAGCACCGCCGCCTGGGAAAAACAGGCCCTTCACTCCTCTACCCCTCGTCGACCCAACGGCTTCTCCGTTCTAGTCACCGGCGCAGCCGGTTTCGTCGGAACCCATTGCTCCCTCACATTGAAGAAGCGTGGCGATGGGGTCCTCGGCCTCGATAACTTCAACTCCTACTACGATCCATCCCTGAAACGAGCCCGTCAAGCTCTGCTCACCAAAcaccaaatcttcatcgtcgaTGGAGATCTCAACGATGCCCAATTGCTATCCAAGCTCTTCGATATCATCCCATTCACTCACATCCTCCACTTAGCAGCCCAAGCCGGAGTTCGATACGCCATGAAAAACCCCCAATCCTACATTCGCTCCAACATCGCCGGTCTCGTGAATCTGCTGGAAATCGCCAAATCGGCAAATCCACAGCCATCCATTGTGTGGGCTTCATCGAGTTCCGTCTACGGTCTCAACACTCAGAATCCCTTCTCCGAGTCCCACAGAACAGACCAACCGGCGAGTCTCTACGCCGCCACCAAGAAAGCCGGAGAAGAGATAGCTCACACATACAACCACATCTACGGGTTATCCATCACGGGTCTCCGGTTTTTCACGGTTTACGGACCTTGGGGCAGACCCGACATGGCTTACTTCTTCTTTACCAAAGACATATTACATGGGAAGCCAATTACGATCTATAAGACCGCGGACGATAAGGAGGTGGCGCGTGATTTCACGTACATCGATGACGTCGTGAAGGGGTGTTTAGGCGCGTTGGATACGGCGGAGAAGAGCACTGGTAGTGgcgggaagaagaaagggaaagcgCAGCTCAGGATTTACAATTTGGGTAACACGTCTCCGGTGACGGTGGAAAGGCTCGTGGCGATACTAGAAGGGTTGTTGAACGTGAAGGCTAAGAAGCAGGTGGTGAAGATGCCTAGTAATGGGGACGTGCCGTTCACTCATGCTAACGTAAGCCTGGCATATAGGGATTTCGGGTACAAGCCTACTACTGATTTGGGAACTGGGTTGAGGAAGTTCGTCAAGTGGTATGTTGGGTATTATGGGATTCATTCTAGGGTaaaaaaggaagtaaataatGATTCACATTCTTCATAGAacaatttttagttatttatttattttaaattactCCGTTTTCTTTGTTCAAAGCTGTTCATTAATGGATGTTGTATTATatagagaagaagataaatgaGAGCAGaggggggaggagagggagaggaagaaggaagggaatTGAAAGGTTGGGGGTGAGGGGGAAAAGGGTTTGCATGTAATAAACGTAAAGATGAAGTTTGGGTAGCAAAAGGGGAGTTGATTCTGCCAGAACGGGTGCAGGTCGACTGTCCATTTGGAATCAAAACATTTGTGATTTAACAAGAAAGCTGGTGTGATGACACAGTGATATGCTTCTTCATGATACCTTTCCTGTTTTACCCCTTTTTTGTTGGCTCCTTTTTAATCTCTTTTGATTTAATATGTCCCTTATATCAATTTGTTGCTTTACATTGGTTTATTATTAGGTTAGGTCATATGGTGTTGATTAGTTTGCTTTTCTTATGTGCAAAAGTGGATGACATTGTGACTCAGTTTGCCTTTTGCTAAGAAAAATGATTCATGAGgatatttatgtaattttaaatAGAATCTTACACTATAATGAGTCGTGCGTGGTTTTAAAATCCTTCAACATCAACCCTAGTCGAATTATAAATGAGCTTTGTGTTTGAGGATGATTAGAAGTGCCCTCCTACAACCTAAGCCTCTTGAAGGGCTTCCAAAGCTAGGCGTGCATTTTGGCCAGATCTTTCGCTCAAGAAATGGCTAGTGAACTTGACCTGTTGGTTCCATTCGCTTATTCGTCTCTTTCTTAGCATTATTCTTTAAAATGCTTCTTCCCTTGATTGTATTGGGTTGTCAGGTTAAAACTATGGATCAAGGGTCTTGATGTTATTCACGGGTTTAAGAAGTGGATTTGTAGaggttggtttgattttagattCAGAGATTTTTCTTTACATGATATTTATTCAAGAAATTCAGTGTATATTGATTCTCAATACTCTAGTAGTCTTCGATATTCTTGTATTTGTGCATTTATAATCTATTCTAGAGAGATACGTGTAAGAAGACTAATAAGAAGTAGATACTGGAAGAGTCACCATGGCATGAATAGTGCTTGTGAGCCGGTTAGCATGCAATAGATCATTAGATCTTCTATTGGTTCAAGTTGATAACTTGTAATCTAAGGGGGtagtgagcaacgaacttggtacgagccgtaaactcggacgtcttGAGCTCAACTCTTACTAggtacaccttgggccactcatacggggtgtttagtactcttcactacttttagtgaaagttaaatggttctcattcaaccccagtataaCCTAGTCCATGCGGTCGTTAACATTAAATGTTGGTCACTTTCCTTAAGATCCTAGTCATCTTCTTATCAGGCAAATCGAGTTCCTAAGAAATTATTTTCATAGTACAAACCTCAAGGACCCTTCTAATAGTTGCCTTACTTAACTAATGGTCGTTTCAGGACTCTCAGAGTAGTGcccaacaaataaaaaagaaaatcattggCAAATGATAAAGTAGAAGAAGATTTTTGAGAGAGTTTAGGGGCAAGAGAGCTTAAAAGGAAATGTATCTCAACCATTGGGAATTTGAGATGTGCTCTATTTATAAAGGAAAGACATCCATTGGAAATACCCTCCTAAAGGTGTTCAAAAGGTATAATTCATgatagagaagacacaaaaaactcagccttataccaacttaatggggtctcTTGGTCGGAACTATGACCAATAAATGACCTTACCAATTGAACTAGTTGACACCTTCAAAATATATTTGGGAgttcaattttttgtttggaagttggttttaaaatttcagtaTGTACCTAAGTTAATTTGCAAATCTGAAACTCTTATGTCTAAGTTTTAAGAGTTCCATTGTCCCTAACCACTTCAAAATTTGTCTATTGGGCACCGTCAATAACCTTAAAGGCTGAGGCAGTCATTTTGTCCTCTTAAACTAATCTTTTGGTGAAATTATTTGGGAGACTAGCAAATTGAACCCTGAAGTAACTACTATTTGTGAGGTATGGAAGGAGATTAAATTCGAATTCCCAACAATGAGACGTAGACCTCCCAAAAAATAACAGAGGCGTGCAAAAATTTCTTAGGGTTTGACAGAGTTGACCCTCGAAGAAAACTTGGACTTCTGCTATTCAAAGAGTAACAAAGAAAatgacatttaaaaaaaaaattattaatacattaaaaattaataatcgAAAAAATCAAGTTGACTTATATATAATTGAATCCATTATTCGATGGTTTTGAAGACAACATGTCGTACAAGTTTGGACCAGAAGAAGAAGGCATTATCACATGGTAGCTAGAAGGGCTTTCAGGCAAGATTCAGTTGGTCCTCTCTTCCTTAAAatttatatgaaaattataaaaaaattaaaaatatctcTTATTCTTTTTATCTAGTCCAATTGTTTTTATAACTTATCATTGAGAATCCAAGAAAATCTTAGTGTTATTAATTAATATACCCCACGAAAGCATATGCAAAACCAACCACAATTAATAAGGGCATGAGGAGGCATTTGAAGATAGTGACATTATTAGTAGAGAATTCGAAGGAGGCTTAATGCAATATATACTTATCCATGATTAGCCATTGGTGCTCTTGCTAATATAGTACTCTTATTCTTATATATTTCTATTGGGATTCTTGTGGCACAGTCATTTTTCCTCAACCATTTCATCACCAATGACATCTTTGAGCTTCTTCATTAGGATTCATGCCCCTTGAAATTAAACTAATACACTCAAAATTGCCTTGTTAGAGGATCTTGAGTGGATTACTTCCAGCACCTATATTATTAGAAGGGCCACTCAAATGTGTCTCGACAACCTATAAAGGCCAAAACCCTTTGAATGAATTGGACAAGCACatgaaaatgaaatcattttatCTTGATCTTATATATTATTTTCAACATGCAATGAGTGTTATTAAGGCTGGATTTGTTTCacagtaaaatatatatatatatatatatatttatcatttaGTAATTTTTTAGTTGTATATGACCAATAGGCACATTTGAATCTGAGTGAGTGAGGGAAAGTATTCGACCATATAATGAGATATAATGAGGGTGGAATCTTTTGTCGCTGCCAATaatacttttggtttttaaacaaatttagGAGGAGGTTTCGTAAAAGGCAGCATGACTTTTGTACCAACGTATAGACCAATGGAAACGCACATGGAAGCATCAACTGTGGTGAAATTTCTACCTTTCATGTGGGGCAAGGCGATCGTTTTGCCTCCCATGTGACTTGGTGCAGGGCAGCACTGcattttattgttcttttcctcataatttcatattaattttgggaaaaaggTTCTCTAATTCACCAAGCATGTATACTAGTACTTTTCTATCTATATATCTCTGCCTCACATGGAATCACCTCGTAGCCCTCCAATTTATGATGATGTTTTATTGCACCTCATTAGTGGGATCCCCTATGCCTCTTGCTCagagtactctctctctctctctccctctctctctcattgattTTTAAAACGACTAAACAAAAACGCAGCTAAATGAACTACATTTGCATGTTTATTAATGATAACTAATAGACAGAACCTAGTTAAATAGTTGGAACTAATGAATCATATCAGTATTCAAGATATACCTAGATCAATATTAATTGATTATGAAGACCTCATATATTCACATGTGCTGTTACCTTGGATTTTGAGATTCCCATAACCATttaatcattttcatttttaactaACTGCTTATAAATGCAAGTTTCAATActtttaaaagaagaaaatgaaccTAGGGCCGGTTTGATAACGTTActgccgtttctatttcaagaaacgccagaaacataaatttccatttctagaaacagaaatagaattgaaggtgtttgataagtcatgtttttagaaatcgatagtaaccagcgaaagaatggccacgagtcgtttccagaaaagCCTggatcgtttcttgaaccataaatagatagaaatttcaatttttatttctgaaaacaagtgaaaggaaacagttttatcaaatgctttttgttccgtttttgGATACAGAAActacagaaacgacagaaacccgtttcttgaaatgttatcaaatagCCCTAGTTGTGGCCAAATTGGAGCCATGGGTTCTTGTGCTGTAATGAATTTTCATTGTAAACTTGGTGTTTGAAATCCAACTTGGTCCATTTCTATCTTGATTGGTTTGGTCCGACCGGGTTACATGCATGACTTTGACGATTTGACCTCCGTAATAAATGTGGGATGGGCTTCTATTATGATCCTGTCCTTCGAGTGTAGGACATATGGGGGGGGGNNNNNNNNNNNNNNNNNNNNNNNNNNNNNNNNNNNNNNNNNNNNNNNNNNNNNNNNNNNNNNNNNNNNNNNNNNNNNNNNNNNNNNNNNNNNNNNNNNNNNNNNNNNNNNNNNNNNNNNNNNNNNNNNNNNNNNNNNNNNNNNNNNNNNNNNNNNNNNNNNNNNNNNNNNNNNNNNNNNNNNNNNNNNNNNNNNNNNNNNNNNNNNNNNNNNNNNNNNNNNNNNNNNNNNNNNNNNNNNNNNNNNNNNNNNNNNNNNNNNNNNNNNNNNNNNNNNNNNNNNNNNNNNNNNNNNNNNNNNNNNNNNNNNNNNNNNNNNNNNNNNNNNNaaatttctgtttctatttccaaaaacaagtgaaactaaatagaaaaatcaaatggtttttagggtatttttccttttctgaatgtagaaaaataaaaaaaatccgcCAACCCCAATGTTGCTCAACTCTCCAGATAGTAAACATGGATATGtaattttcaacaaaaaaataaaataaacaaaaaggaCATATAATTAATGGGGGTAGGTTCCCTAAAAAGTAGTGTAGCTCCTAGGgttgaaagtttggccctgacaacccAACCCACTCTGGCCCACTTTGAGTCCTAAGATTTCgaacagggcttgggccaagttttttgaccctaaGGGCGAGTTACGGTTGGAAAACCCTAACCTTGGGTCAGGGTTGGTCAGacttgggttgaggcctcatCCTGGCCCAATCGGACCCAAAATTTAACCTTGAATTCTATTTTTGAATTTATGGCTCTTATtagtatttcatttttctataattttgtgATGTATAATATATGAATGGCAAAAACCagatcaatcaaggttaatctaaccattgcagaagccaaggtcgacccaacccagccctaacagggtcaattagggccgagTTGGGTTGGTATGGACTTGGCAGGGTTGGGCCTGAACATGAAAccgacagggttgggttgggcctgggttgaattttgaggacctagggttggattagggttttaaaaaacttgGCTCAACCCGGCCTTGTTTCACCTCTAGTAACCCTTATATAACGTGTGGGCAAATAAAAACATTAGTAAAAACATCAACAATGATGAGATTTTCGCCTTTCTGAGAGGTGGGGTTGTCATTTCACCCTTCACTGTGTTTAGGTGTAGGGGCCAAGCAGCCTTTTAAgcttttttttccctataattAAGAGAGAAGGAATGAGAAGGAATGTTATCTGTCTAGATCTAACTTTCCTCACACCCACACACAACCTCTGATTTCGAGTGGGCAGGGGGTATATCACCAATTTGTATGAAGAATTCAAACTCCAAGATCCATACACAGAATCCATAGAGCCTCCTAGACTTCTTAGGGCTTTTACACGGCTTCTATGAGACATACGTATAGTACGACAAAGAACATTAGAGAAGATAATCATGCATGGATTGAGAGGCACGTTGAAAGGAGCAAAGGCTAAATTAGGGTTTGTACACCGATTCTACGTAGATCATTATAGAGAAGAGATCATGCATGGAATCATGGATATAGACTTCTAGAAGCAAATAGAATTCAAAGTAGAGGCCACATTCCAAAGTGAAGGTACGTAATGTGACGGAGGAAATAGCTAGGGAGATCAACTTGCTTAATTATTAGATGTCACTTTGAGAGTGAAAAAGATATCTTACCCACCAGTGTTCTCAACCACATGTATATATTAGGTCTCTTGACTTCTTTCCTTTAATTAAGGACATATTGGGGTTGTAGAATGCTCCCTGATCGCATAGCTATTATGTTAACGCATGTATCAATGGAAGAACAAGTTAAGGCATCAACCGTATGGGCAAGACAGCCTTTTCGTGCTCATGTGTCTTGGTGTAGAGGACGTGATCAAgtagctttcttttttcatgtATGTTCTTTCACCAATGTTAATCATCTTAAACTTTCAGCTCATTATTATTTAGGATCGAAACTACCCCTACCCTTGGGCGTCCAACAATATATACCAATTCTATAGCCCCTCTCGCTCCTTAAACCAACAAAAAAGGATAAGTTGCTTTTCAAAAACGATCAAGGCAAGAATTTCCGGTAGTCATCCATCGCGACAACAGATCAAGCAATATCCAagctagaagaaagaaaaagaaatgaaaacttGGAAAGATAGATCTCGCTCAAAAAAGTAGAACTCCAGCCATTCTCCTTATGGAAACCGCTTTCCACCAAGATTAGCCAGTtaccctttttttcatttttcttcggCAATATATCAAAATAGAGGCAACAAAGCCACCCTGCTTAGATCCCCAGATCACGTTATAGGATTAGCGTACGCCACAAAACAAAGTAGTCATACaaggagattgttggatttatgggctaaattaattattcgggttgattaaatgggtgagaatcaaattgcatgaaccggttcggtccactctcaagcttagggatatgctggctcaacccattgtggtttagggttttgagtgcaggacagtattataaatactaggttttgggtccctacaaccattattcactcttccccactttaccactaaagtgagagaaccaaggaggtttaaggggttgtagaagatc
The genomic region above belongs to Macadamia integrifolia cultivar HAES 741 unplaced genomic scaffold, SCU_Mint_v3 scaffold2455, whole genome shotgun sequence and contains:
- the LOC122066541 gene encoding UDP-glucuronate 4-epimerase 6-like, producing the protein MIDHRILMASPPDTSKLERYNSYLRRINNTKLLAASSKLLFRATLFVALILVFFFTLNYPTLSDNPHRLHVHQNFLTSSFNGESTAAWEKQALHSSTPRRPNGFSVLVTGAAGFVGTHCSLTLKKRGDGVLGLDNFNSYYDPSLKRARQALLTKHQIFIVDGDLNDAQLLSKLFDIIPFTHILHLAAQAGVRYAMKNPQSYIRSNIAGLVNLLEIAKSANPQPSIVWASSSSVYGLNTQNPFSESHRTDQPASLYAATKKAGEEIAHTYNHIYGLSITGLRFFTVYGPWGRPDMAYFFFTKDILHGKPITIYKTADDKEVARDFTYIDDVVKGCLGALDTAEKSTGSGGKKKGKAQLRIYNLGNTSPVTVERLVAILEGLLNVKAKKQVVKMPSNGDVPFTHANVSLAYRDFGYKPTTDLGTGLRKFVKWYVGYYGIHSRVKKEVNNDSHSS